The Helianthus annuus cultivar XRQ/B chromosome 15, HanXRQr2.0-SUNRISE, whole genome shotgun sequence genomic sequence TTATGATGTTTGCACAAAATAAACTGCTACGCTTTGGTAGTGAGGACATAAAGCATTACCGAAAACTATTATGTtaggaaaaaaaaattggttcCAAGATCCTTATGAAATGCAACTTCTGCGTTGGTGCTATGATCCTCCTCTCTAACCGCCATTTTGAAATGCACAAAATAAACTGCTACGCTTTGGTACTGAGGACATAATTAATGTTTCATCACAAATGTGtggcaagttgctacacatttcagacgtaataattaataatagtattatttaaacatttaaataagatctgaatataataaaaatgttttGTCACAAATGCGTAACAAATTGCTACGCATTTCATACACAATAATTAAGAATATTATTAGTTAAGCTTTTAAATATAATTCAAATACAATATTACATCTTAGTTGTAAATGTGTAGCAAGTTGATACGCATCTCTGACGCAACAATTAATATTTAAATGAATTCAACTTATAAATCTAattccaacaaataaataatagTTTCGTCGGAAATGCGTATCAAGTTactacgcatttcctacgcaataattaattataataataataataataattaaacatttaaatataatttaaatacAAATATAATTCATCCGTCGTAAATTGTGTAGCAAGTTTCTATGCATTTCTGACGCAATACTTAGAATTAGTATTTCTATCGCTATTATGTCCCAAATTGGCCAAAAAAAATCAAGGCTTTTTTCGTAAGAAATGCGTAGTAAATGTGTCAGAATTTGCGACACATTTTTTTGCGTAGGAAATTTCCGTAGCAAAATGCGTAGTAAGTGTGTCAGAATAATTCTAGTTGCAATAAGGCTAACCGTATAGTACACTGACAAGAAAAACCATTCATACATTGCAATAAAGTAGCAAATATGCTAGTTCACACATGAGTTAAGATTATACATATATAAATCAAGCTACACAAATCACTTTGCATTGGGATTGAATTATAACTCCTTAACAAAACATCTATTCAATTTTAGATTCATTTAATTTGCTTGTATTAGCTAGAAGCTATAAATCAAGCTCGATGATGCTTCCCCTACTTGTACATTTGAGGTAGTGCACAAAGTATTAAATCGTGGTGTAGTATATGTTCCTTGAAATAAACTTTTGTACAATACATGGTAAGCGGCTTCTGTTAAGTGTAATCCATCCCAATTAGCATATGTTTCCGGGTGATCGCAGGTCGTCGATGATGGATCCGCACATGCTACAAGCAAATTATAGTTATACGGTCCTCCACCTCCACAACATGCTGTCAGGGCTCCGTTTGTAAATCCTGTTTATTTTGAATTTAGTTATTAATAAAAGTTTTAAACAGATATATTTTACTTCAATCAATCTAATCATAAAAGTAATCTTCCAATTAAATTATTCTTGATTTTTTTACTACCCCCAAATCATTATCAAAATGTATTATGGTGTTTTCCTAACTGTTTAATATATCTGTTAAGTGTGTGAAATTAAAAGTAATtgtaaaacacaaaaaaaaattatgtgtaTGAGTTGAGATTTTTGGTGACTTGCTTACCTTGTCTATCACATTAATGCATGCATGGCTATAAAATGAACATATaataatgtaattttataacAATTACCGTAATCTTGTGGTGAACGATAAAATTGCATCGCAGCATTGTAGTAATCCGCGTAAATGACATTAACATTCGGATGGAGCTCTCGAATTTGATTTAGTGCTATTTGGAGCATCGTGTTATGGTACTCCGCAAACTTGTTTAGCTCTATCAAGCAACTTGTTGCATTGTCTAGTTCTACTTTATTAGAACCATAGTAAATAGTTAAATATGCTGATGAGCATCCTATCGGTAAGTTTCCAGGAACAACAAGCGTTTGTGCCCCAAGATCAATCAATTCCTGCATTTCCATATTGATTAGCTACATTTAATGTCAAATCGTATGCATGTACTCGTTTATACTTACATAGATAGCCGAGGCAATGGTGTCAATAATTAGCGGAACATATGATTTGATCTCATCAATGGGTTTTCCCGCTATAATTGGATGATTGTAATCGTTACCACCAATCTCACCCATAAGAATTAAGGAATTTTGAAGAAAGTTCTTGCAATCTGCAAATAAACATGTAGATCTGATGACAATAATATGCGAAAACAAAGGTAAAACATTACGATTGTTTTAATGCAACTCAAATAACTAATATTCATCAATGCTATTGAGTTCAACAATGCCCAGCATGATAGGACAAGTTTACAGGACAAATTGTATAGACAATGGAACTTAGAATATCAAACTTGAAGATATATAATATACTGCATTAAGATGAATTGTTTGCATGAGATGTCAAACAGAAGTTTTTGAAATATAATGAAGTGTTAATTATATAAAATTTAAACATAACTTTCAATTGTGAAATTTGTCTTTTTGTTGACATTGAAGGttttatcatataaattatataatccctaatggaaaataatattattaatgttagagtaaattacaaccgGTGTCCTTTACGTTTGTATCAAGTTACAACCGATGTCCTTTAACTAAAGAAATTACAGGCTATGTCCTTTATGTTGCCAGTTTTtagcatgttatgtcctttagccctaccTCGTTAAGTTTTTTGGTCAAGTCTTACCATGTGTCTCTCACATAAGGGCAACATGGtcttttcttctcaatttaacaTGAATTTGATTTCCTCCTTGCATCTTATAACATCTTATAGTTCACATTCATCTCAAAAACCATCACTACTGTCTATGTCTATCAAAACTTCGATAAAAAAACCTACAGAAAAAAAAGGAATGGAATCAAACCTTGCAA encodes the following:
- the LOC110911826 gene encoding GDSL esterase/lipase At1g28580 produces the protein MASSSSFYSIFIFLMLLLAYNKHANGCYTSIISFGDSLADTGNLKQIYSNSNRDPPHFFFPPYGETFFHEVTGRCSNGRLIIDFIAETLEMLPISPYVRIKTNDLTKIGKGLNFAVVGATALDSSFHEAQGVYNPFTNASLNVQLKWFKEILPSMCVTKSDCKNFLQNSLILMGEIGGNDYNHPIIAGKPIDEIKSYVPLIIDTIASAIYELIDLGAQTLVVPGNLPIGCSSAYLTIYYGSNKVELDNATSCLIELNKFAEYHNTMLQIALNQIRELHPNVNVIYADYYNAAMQFYRSPQDYGFTNGALTACCGGGGPYNYNLLVACADPSSTTCDHPETYANWDGLHLTEAAYHVLYKSLFQGTYTTPRFNTLCTTSNVQVGEASSSLIYSF